The following are encoded together in the Proteiniphilum saccharofermentans genome:
- a CDS encoding aldo/keto reductase → MDRRKFIKAGIVAGTLIGTNIRNASYALPFNVKDETDTKDDAYLDSKVILGATGLTVPLMAMGSGTSGWNNASNQTRLGMEQFVRLAKNAYDRGMKFFEMAESYGSHPFFGEAMKGLPREELTLLTKIAKTDGVSAAETRNKIDSYRRELGTDYIDIILLHCMTSGGWANSRQGVMEGLSRAKEDGIVKAVGISAHNLEALQEAVESPWVDVILARINPFQSHMDGTPDTIRDLLGEARRKGKGVIGMKIFGEGKHVKEEEREQSLRYALTESNIHCMTLGFQSIGQMNDAIARVVRIRKEIA, encoded by the coding sequence ATGGACAGGCGCAAATTTATAAAGGCCGGAATAGTAGCGGGTACACTGATAGGGACAAATATCCGCAATGCCAGTTATGCACTTCCTTTTAACGTAAAGGATGAAACCGACACGAAGGATGATGCATACCTGGACAGTAAAGTGATACTGGGAGCTACCGGGCTTACGGTACCTCTTATGGCCATGGGATCCGGCACTTCCGGTTGGAATAATGCATCCAACCAGACCCGCTTGGGTATGGAGCAATTTGTCAGATTGGCAAAGAATGCATATGACAGGGGGATGAAATTCTTCGAGATGGCCGAATCATACGGATCCCATCCTTTTTTCGGAGAAGCAATGAAAGGTCTGCCAAGGGAAGAGCTGACACTTCTTACCAAAATAGCCAAAACTGACGGAGTTTCTGCCGCTGAGACACGAAACAAGATTGACTCTTATCGCAGGGAACTCGGTACAGATTATATTGATATTATCCTGTTACACTGTATGACTTCGGGCGGATGGGCCAACAGCCGTCAGGGAGTAATGGAAGGATTGTCCCGGGCTAAGGAAGATGGCATTGTAAAAGCTGTCGGTATCTCCGCCCACAATCTCGAAGCACTTCAGGAAGCTGTTGAATCACCCTGGGTAGATGTAATACTTGCCCGTATCAATCCTTTCCAATCGCATATGGATGGAACCCCAGACACAATCCGGGACTTATTGGGGGAAGCACGTCGAAAAGGGAAAGGTGTGATCGGCATGAAAATATTCGGTGAGGGCAAGCATGTCAAGGAGGAAGAGCGTGAACAATCGCTACGGTATGCCCTGACAGAATCCAATATACACTGCATGACGCTCGGATTTCAAAGTATCGGGCAGATGAACGATGCTATTGCTCGAGTTGTACGCATTCGGAAAGAGATTGCCTGA
- a CDS encoding ATP-dependent helicase — MAESSVFPVGFSTDTIRVQLLKVDRERKLLICMTMENPGTALIARYGISPENRVFDSSVERFQEGANLNLIDSVIDGNGFLIPNYIILEPDYLIDASAIAECFQDYSISPLHYFRNKFEEKENRSYLLLGNLANFFLDELVFAENPEKVSFRDVFLRSFKQSPFEYASCEDIRSESDFRVFMEKARSQFENIKRVIRKDFPERAIDLHHCTLEPSFFCERFGFQGRLDLLQPHSDETDARIVELKSGRIPFPYSDNGKISLNHEVQTAVYRLMIETVFGKKAQGVDASILYSAGSRPGENLRTAAVDGELEKSILNIRNLIVANEQILIRGENKDAEALFGSLFNLIQTEQRLPAFFIEKIERIRFLLLSCSDLERLFFYRYIRFISRELYHQKIGDIAYETPTGTASLWNSAFSERAEALDVLFDLSILEIDDSGNDMTILFARNQAGNDIVNFREGEICIVYPRQNDNDTVLNRQILKGAIARITASTVEVRFRYKQKNRRFFKENRLWAIEHDSLDSSYNSMYKCLFAFLNAPPKKKKILMGLIPPETSDQNKTYRDETHPIETSPEAGYPENIIRRAMDTQDYFLIIGPPGTGKTSIFARRLIEEYHAQPEKNIMVLAYTNRAVDELCEAVNAAFGCKKGECDAYIRVGTELSCAEPYRHRLLQRISEKAKDRESLRHEIERSRIYISTLASINGRMELFNLKHFHVAIIDEASQILEPQIIGLLPRFDRFIMIGDHNQLSTIVLQDSQFSGINEPALREAGFIDCRDSLFERLLRRCKAKGWHHAYAQLTHQGRMHNDIAAFPATSFYSDKLFPALDWQSEDWTLHSPSDNIFDCWIATKRTAFFSTEKIYGSPISDKINEAEADLIITLLASIRNVYEANGKIFDTGSIGIIAPYRNQIALIKYKLSLTDIPHREKIMIDTVERYQGSQRDVILISFCANKPYQMNFLCNLNHDRTVDRKLNVAITRARRQLFLVGNATILHESPIYADLLDFYRQKEIYSIISDNTKPIMV, encoded by the coding sequence ATGGCTGAATCTTCCGTTTTTCCTGTAGGTTTTTCCACTGATACTATCCGTGTTCAACTCCTGAAAGTTGACAGGGAGAGGAAATTGCTGATATGCATGACCATGGAGAATCCGGGCACGGCACTGATTGCCAGATATGGGATTTCACCGGAGAACCGCGTTTTTGACAGTTCAGTAGAAAGATTTCAGGAGGGAGCCAACCTGAACCTGATAGATTCTGTTATTGACGGCAATGGTTTTCTTATCCCTAACTATATCATCCTAGAACCTGATTATCTGATTGATGCTTCCGCAATCGCGGAATGTTTTCAGGATTATTCAATCTCCCCGCTCCACTATTTCCGCAACAAATTTGAGGAAAAAGAAAATCGTTCCTATCTGCTACTGGGAAATTTAGCAAACTTCTTCCTCGATGAACTGGTGTTTGCAGAAAATCCTGAGAAAGTTTCCTTCAGGGATGTATTCCTTCGGTCGTTTAAACAATCGCCTTTCGAATACGCCAGTTGTGAAGATATCCGCAGCGAGAGCGATTTCCGGGTATTCATGGAAAAAGCAAGAAGTCAGTTTGAAAATATTAAACGGGTAATTCGTAAGGATTTTCCGGAAAGAGCTATCGATCTGCACCACTGTACGCTGGAGCCTTCGTTTTTTTGCGAACGGTTCGGGTTCCAGGGACGACTCGACCTGTTACAACCCCACTCCGACGAAACAGATGCCCGGATCGTGGAATTGAAATCAGGCAGAATACCATTCCCTTATTCAGATAACGGCAAGATCTCGCTCAATCATGAAGTACAGACTGCCGTGTACCGTCTGATGATAGAGACCGTTTTCGGGAAAAAGGCACAGGGAGTAGATGCCTCTATTCTCTATTCGGCTGGAAGCCGACCCGGAGAAAATCTCCGCACTGCTGCGGTTGACGGGGAGTTGGAGAAATCAATCCTGAATATCCGTAACCTGATCGTAGCCAACGAACAGATTCTGATCCGGGGAGAAAACAAAGATGCAGAGGCGTTGTTCGGATCATTGTTCAACCTCATTCAAACAGAACAAAGATTACCTGCCTTCTTCATCGAAAAAATAGAACGGATACGTTTTCTACTGTTGAGTTGCAGCGATCTGGAACGACTCTTTTTCTATCGATATATCCGGTTTATCTCAAGGGAATTGTATCATCAAAAAATCGGCGATATAGCCTATGAAACGCCGACAGGCACGGCATCACTATGGAACAGCGCTTTCAGCGAACGTGCCGAAGCGTTAGACGTACTTTTCGATCTTTCTATCCTGGAAATCGATGATTCGGGAAACGATATGACAATCCTATTCGCCCGTAACCAGGCAGGAAACGATATTGTCAATTTCAGGGAAGGTGAGATATGTATTGTCTATCCCAGGCAAAATGACAATGACACGGTACTGAATCGGCAGATATTGAAAGGCGCCATCGCAAGGATTACCGCATCGACAGTGGAAGTACGCTTTCGTTATAAACAGAAAAACCGCCGTTTTTTTAAAGAGAACCGGCTCTGGGCTATAGAACATGACTCGCTGGACTCCAGTTATAACAGTATGTACAAATGCCTCTTCGCTTTTTTGAATGCTCCTCCGAAAAAGAAAAAGATACTGATGGGACTGATACCCCCGGAAACAAGCGATCAAAATAAAACTTACCGGGATGAAACTCATCCGATAGAGACTTCACCAGAGGCAGGCTATCCTGAAAATATCATCCGGAGAGCGATGGACACCCAGGACTACTTCCTGATTATAGGCCCTCCCGGCACAGGGAAGACATCCATCTTTGCCCGACGCCTCATTGAAGAATATCACGCACAACCGGAAAAGAATATCATGGTACTCGCCTACACAAACCGTGCAGTAGACGAGTTATGTGAAGCCGTCAACGCCGCTTTCGGATGTAAAAAGGGAGAGTGTGACGCCTATATACGCGTGGGTACGGAGCTCTCCTGTGCCGAACCCTATCGTCATCGGTTGCTGCAAAGGATCTCGGAGAAAGCCAAAGACAGGGAGTCGCTACGGCATGAGATAGAAAGGAGCCGTATATACATATCTACCCTTGCCTCCATCAACGGGCGAATGGAGCTTTTCAATCTCAAACATTTTCATGTAGCTATCATCGATGAAGCATCCCAGATACTGGAACCACAGATTATCGGCCTCCTACCCCGTTTCGACCGGTTTATCATGATCGGTGATCACAATCAACTATCGACCATCGTGTTGCAGGACAGCCAATTTTCAGGCATCAATGAGCCGGCATTGCGTGAGGCTGGATTTATTGATTGCCGTGATTCTCTATTTGAGCGGCTGTTACGCCGCTGTAAAGCAAAAGGATGGCATCACGCCTATGCGCAACTCACCCATCAGGGGCGGATGCACAACGACATTGCCGCTTTTCCCGCAACCAGCTTTTATTCCGATAAACTATTTCCCGCACTCGACTGGCAATCGGAAGATTGGACACTGCACAGCCCGTCGGATAATATTTTTGACTGTTGGATAGCCACCAAACGCACCGCCTTTTTTTCGACGGAAAAAATCTATGGATCCCCTATTTCTGACAAAATCAATGAGGCTGAAGCAGATCTGATCATCACTCTTCTGGCATCTATCCGTAATGTGTATGAAGCAAACGGTAAGATTTTCGATACGGGATCGATCGGCATTATCGCCCCCTACCGGAACCAGATCGCCCTGATCAAATATAAACTGTCGTTAACAGACATTCCGCACCGGGAAAAAATCATGATCGATACTGTGGAGCGATATCAAGGGAGCCAGCGTGACGTGATATTGATTTCGTTCTGTGCAAATAAACCCTATCAGATGAATTTTCTTTGCAATCTGAACCATGATAGAACGGTGGATAGAAAACTCAATGTGGCCATTACCCGTGCGCGCCGGCAGCTTTTTCTTGTCGGTAATGCCACCATCTTACATGAATCGCCGATCTATGCAGATCTACTCGACTTTTACAGGCAAAAAGAGATCTACTCGATCATCAGTGACAACACGAAACCAATAATGGTGTAA
- a CDS encoding superoxide dismutase: MSYTLPELPYAYDALEPHFDTETMTIHHQRHHQAYVDNLNKAIAGTEAESKGLEEILKEISKYAPAVRNNGGGHYNHSLFWKILSGSPKTAPSGKLADEINKTFGSLDELKAQIKQAGLGQFGSGWAWLVVKADGSLSVVATPNQDNPLMDVNPANQGCPILGVDVWEHAYYLKYQNKRADYLDAFWSVLDWAAVEKNYEKALS; the protein is encoded by the coding sequence ATGAGCTACACATTACCTGAATTGCCTTACGCTTATGATGCGTTAGAGCCTCATTTTGACACTGAGACGATGACTATCCACCATCAACGTCATCACCAGGCTTATGTTGACAATCTGAATAAGGCCATTGCCGGTACCGAAGCAGAGTCTAAGGGTTTGGAAGAAATCCTGAAAGAGATAAGTAAATATGCGCCTGCTGTGAGAAACAATGGTGGCGGGCATTACAACCACTCCCTGTTCTGGAAGATTTTATCCGGATCGCCAAAAACTGCACCCTCCGGGAAATTGGCAGACGAAATCAATAAGACCTTTGGCAGCCTCGACGAACTGAAAGCGCAGATCAAGCAAGCCGGCCTGGGGCAGTTTGGATCAGGCTGGGCATGGCTGGTGGTAAAAGCAGACGGATCATTGTCCGTTGTTGCTACTCCAAATCAGGATAACCCCTTGATGGATGTCAATCCTGCTAACCAAGGCTGTCCGATTTTGGGAGTGGATGTATGGGAACATGCTTACTACCTGAAGTATCAGAACAAACGTGCCGATTATCTCGATGCTTTCTGGTCGGTGCTCGATTGGGCAGCAGTTGAGAAGAATTACGAGAAAGCTCTTTCATAG
- a CDS encoding formate--tetrahydrofolate ligase: protein MKSDIQIARETPLKKIKDVAESIGIDRDEVISFGRHMAKIPLHLIDQEKIDRSNLILVTAITATKAGIGKTTVSIGLALGLNKIGKKAIVALREPSLGPVFGMKGGAAGGGYAQVLPMENINLHFTGDFHAVTTAHNTISALLDNYIFRVRGTGEEIKDVLWKRVLDVNDRSLRYIVTGLGPGNGIPQEGGFDITAASELMAILCLAENEDDLRRRIENILLGYRINGEPFTVKDLGVAGAITVLMKDAIHPNLVQTTENTAAFLHGGPFANIAHGCNSVLATRMAMTYGDYVVTEAGFGADLGAEKFFNIKCRKSGLRPKLTVVVATAQGLKMHGGTPEKMIKEPDLEGLKKGLENLGKHLDNLAGFGQSVVVAFNKYAFDTAEEIDMVRTFCHERGVSFAVNEAFTNGGAGAVELAEAVVDAIGSRPSGELKFTYDDEDDVETKLAKIATHIYGARDVVMGEKALKKLKLIEGTPLEKMPVCIAKTQYSFSADPKWYGVAKDFRFKINDLVINRGSEFIVAIAGEMMRMPGLPADPQAKRIDIVNGEVEGLS, encoded by the coding sequence ATGAAATCAGACATTCAAATAGCAAGGGAAACACCTCTGAAAAAAATCAAAGATGTGGCGGAAAGTATCGGAATCGACCGGGATGAAGTGATTAGCTTTGGAAGACACATGGCTAAGATACCTCTTCACCTCATCGATCAGGAAAAAATAGACCGTAGTAACTTAATTTTAGTGACAGCTATTACTGCTACCAAAGCGGGTATTGGTAAAACAACGGTTTCCATAGGGTTGGCGCTTGGACTGAACAAGATCGGGAAAAAAGCGATTGTCGCTCTACGTGAACCTTCACTTGGACCGGTCTTTGGAATGAAGGGAGGTGCTGCCGGTGGCGGGTACGCACAGGTGCTTCCGATGGAGAATATCAATCTCCATTTTACAGGTGATTTCCATGCTGTGACCACGGCACATAACACTATCTCGGCCTTGCTTGACAACTATATCTTCCGCGTACGGGGTACCGGTGAAGAGATTAAGGATGTTCTTTGGAAACGGGTGCTGGATGTGAATGACCGCAGTCTGCGGTATATTGTCACCGGCCTGGGGCCGGGTAACGGTATACCGCAGGAAGGAGGCTTCGATATCACTGCCGCTTCGGAGTTGATGGCGATCCTCTGTCTGGCAGAAAATGAAGATGATCTTCGCAGGAGGATAGAGAACATCTTGTTGGGATACAGGATTAATGGAGAACCATTCACTGTGAAAGATCTGGGAGTGGCAGGTGCCATCACCGTACTGATGAAAGATGCCATCCACCCTAATCTGGTGCAGACTACAGAAAATACGGCGGCCTTTTTGCATGGTGGGCCGTTTGCCAATATTGCGCATGGATGTAACTCGGTGTTGGCTACCAGGATGGCAATGACATACGGTGATTACGTGGTTACGGAGGCCGGCTTCGGAGCTGACCTGGGAGCAGAAAAGTTTTTTAATATCAAGTGCCGGAAGAGCGGGTTACGTCCAAAACTGACGGTTGTTGTCGCTACGGCACAAGGATTGAAGATGCATGGAGGTACACCGGAGAAGATGATCAAAGAGCCTGACTTGGAAGGGTTGAAAAAGGGATTGGAAAATCTGGGAAAACATCTTGATAACCTGGCCGGTTTTGGCCAGTCGGTGGTGGTGGCATTCAATAAATACGCTTTCGATACCGCTGAGGAGATCGATATGGTACGGACTTTTTGTCATGAACGGGGAGTGTCGTTTGCAGTTAATGAGGCTTTTACCAATGGAGGTGCAGGTGCAGTGGAACTGGCTGAGGCGGTGGTAGATGCCATTGGGAGCAGACCTTCGGGAGAGTTGAAATTTACTTATGACGATGAGGATGATGTAGAGACCAAACTGGCCAAAATAGCTACACATATTTATGGGGCACGTGATGTGGTAATGGGAGAGAAAGCATTGAAGAAGTTGAAACTTATTGAAGGCACCCCTCTCGAAAAGATGCCGGTCTGCATTGCCAAGACACAGTACTCCTTTTCAGCCGACCCCAAATGGTATGGTGTCGCAAAAGACTTTCGGTTCAAGATTAATGATCTGGTGATTAACCGTGGCTCAGAGTTTATTGTCGCCATTGCAGGAGAAATGATGCGTATGCCCGGATTACCCGCCGACCCGCAAGCCAAACGGATTGATATTGTCAATGGAGAGGTAGAGGGGTTGAGTTAA
- a CDS encoding PHD finger domain-containing protein, whose amino-acid sequence MSQSCPLCGKTKTEEALFCDDCTRKIHTEYEVDIPKEIEIGSASVAEDLRVQEHVEDKKETGNHVKSEMTHVDKEPDVEPESGLEPDLKSEKTVMKKKKGIGVPLLFLLVITLLTGVFFVYNETIRKSNLDRSGWDAAVKTNSVEGYLAYMEAHPRGAHFDEAQAGLHRLKSEEAATWERMKETDNVTELRDFLDRHTDSPYTPLVRTRLDSLIWIGTLQMNTPESYSDYIMLAENGGIKGDYIAEAKKRYDLLSRAQSADITALDSIRVTIDGFFTALSALDHNGMIRYLAPTVYRFFNSGAATRERITGELLVTGAQTEGATLKFTPDIESVQYEVTSSNHYKVNVPLRKSYQKGGATEDVYGYIAHIELDTLFQIVSIFETKPYPEAP is encoded by the coding sequence ATGTCTCAATCCTGTCCCCTTTGTGGAAAAACCAAAACGGAAGAAGCCCTTTTTTGTGATGATTGTACAAGGAAGATCCATACTGAGTATGAAGTAGATATTCCGAAAGAAATTGAAATAGGAAGCGCTTCTGTTGCTGAGGATTTACGTGTGCAAGAACACGTAGAGGATAAGAAGGAGACGGGCAATCACGTGAAATCAGAAATGACTCATGTCGATAAAGAGCCTGACGTGGAACCGGAATCAGGTCTGGAACCGGATTTGAAATCGGAAAAAACGGTAATGAAGAAGAAAAAAGGAATAGGGGTTCCATTACTGTTTTTATTAGTGATTACCTTATTAACTGGCGTTTTTTTTGTTTATAATGAGACTATCCGCAAAAGTAACCTGGATCGCAGCGGATGGGATGCTGCAGTAAAGACTAATTCAGTAGAGGGATATCTGGCTTATATGGAAGCCCATCCGCGGGGTGCGCACTTTGACGAAGCACAGGCCGGCCTGCACAGGCTGAAATCGGAAGAAGCCGCCACATGGGAAAGGATGAAAGAAACTGACAACGTCACCGAGTTGCGTGATTTCTTAGACAGGCATACCGATAGTCCTTACACCCCGTTAGTAAGGACAAGACTCGATTCACTTATATGGATAGGTACTTTGCAAATGAACACGCCAGAGTCATACTCTGATTATATCATGTTGGCTGAGAACGGCGGTATTAAAGGCGATTATATTGCTGAAGCAAAAAAGCGCTATGATTTGCTTTCCCGGGCACAATCGGCCGATATAACTGCATTAGATAGTATACGTGTTACGATAGACGGCTTTTTTACAGCCCTTTCTGCCTTGGATCACAACGGTATGATTCGTTATCTGGCACCTACTGTGTATCGTTTCTTTAATTCGGGTGCCGCTACCCGTGAAAGAATTACCGGTGAGTTGCTTGTAACGGGTGCACAGACTGAAGGTGCCACACTGAAATTTACGCCGGATATCGAATCAGTACAGTATGAAGTGACAAGTAGCAACCATTACAAAGTCAATGTCCCACTTCGGAAATCTTATCAGAAAGGCGGAGCTACTGAAGATGTATACGGCTATATTGCCCATATTGAATTGGATACACTCTTTCAGATTGTCAGCATATTTGAAACAAAGCCCTATCCCGAAGCACCTTAG
- a CDS encoding diacylglycerol kinase family protein — translation MSYIKKRIQSFAYAFRGLYFLFKEAPNALIHLIAAIIAISSGFIYKISYNEWLAIIIVIGAVFSMEAINTALERLSDYTCNKEIHPAIKKVKDLSAAAVLIVAVAALAVGITIFLPKIF, via the coding sequence ATGAGTTATATAAAAAAACGAATCCAATCTTTTGCATACGCCTTCAGGGGTCTGTATTTTTTATTCAAAGAGGCACCTAATGCGCTGATACATTTGATAGCGGCAATTATTGCGATTTCATCAGGATTCATATACAAGATATCTTACAACGAATGGCTTGCCATTATCATTGTTATCGGCGCTGTGTTTTCCATGGAAGCCATAAATACGGCCCTGGAAAGATTATCTGATTATACTTGTAACAAAGAGATTCATCCCGCTATCAAAAAAGTGAAAGACCTTTCAGCCGCAGCAGTTTTGATCGTCGCTGTGGCTGCATTGGCAGTTGGGATTACCATCTTTCTACCCAAAATTTTTTGA
- the uvrB gene encoding excinuclease ABC subunit UvrB has protein sequence MDFQLTSAYQPTGDQPEAIAALVEGLRQKVPYQTLLGVTGSGKTFTVANVIAQINKPTLVLSHNKTLAAQLYSEFKSFFPNNAVEYFVSYYDYYQPEAYLPTTDTYIEKDLSINDEIEKLRLAATSSLLSGRNDVIVVSSVSCLYGIGNPEDFNKTTIDIREGQGMERDQLLRLLVNSLYSRNETADFNRGNFRVKGDTVDVFLAYHDYIIRVIFWGDEIESIESVDPLSGITIERLDSYRIFPANLFVTTQERINRAIDEIQIDLGKQVEFFQSIGKPYEAKRLYERVTYDLEMIKEIGYCSGIENYSRYFDGRAAGTRPFCLLDFFPEDYLTVIDESHVTIPQIRAMYGGDHSRKINLVEFGFRLPAAIDNRPLKFEEFEAITPEIIFVSATPADYELEKSEGIVVDQLIRPTGLLDPPIDVRPSLNQIDDLMEEIRQRVEVDERVLVTTLTKRMAEELTDYLTKNGVRCNYIHSDVETLERVKIMDELRSGLFDVLIGVNLLREGLDLPEVSLVAVLDADKEGFLRSHRSLTQTAGRAARNVNGKVIFYADKMTDSMRMTIDETNRRREKQIKYNEEHGITPQQIKKARSSVLTREYKITAEAKAYIEPDYYALAAEPIAEYASTDDLKKKIEQTRKAMMAAAKKLEFLEAAQLRDHLIMLEEKLK, from the coding sequence ATGGATTTTCAACTTACATCAGCATATCAACCTACCGGAGATCAACCGGAAGCAATCGCGGCATTGGTAGAGGGACTCCGGCAGAAAGTCCCTTATCAGACCCTGTTGGGGGTTACCGGATCGGGTAAGACTTTTACGGTGGCCAATGTGATTGCACAGATAAATAAACCCACCTTAGTGCTGAGTCACAATAAAACACTGGCAGCACAACTTTATAGCGAGTTCAAGAGTTTCTTCCCGAATAATGCGGTGGAATATTTTGTCTCCTACTACGATTATTATCAGCCGGAAGCTTATCTTCCGACGACCGATACCTATATAGAAAAGGATCTTTCCATCAACGATGAAATTGAAAAACTACGGCTCGCAGCCACCTCCTCACTGCTTTCGGGAAGAAACGATGTGATAGTGGTTTCTTCAGTTTCCTGTCTGTATGGTATCGGTAATCCCGAAGATTTTAACAAGACGACTATCGATATCCGTGAGGGGCAGGGGATGGAGCGCGACCAATTATTGCGCCTGCTGGTAAACAGTCTTTATTCACGTAACGAAACGGCCGACTTCAACCGGGGGAACTTCCGGGTGAAAGGCGATACGGTAGATGTTTTCCTGGCATACCACGATTATATCATCCGCGTTATCTTTTGGGGGGATGAGATAGAGAGTATTGAATCGGTAGATCCACTCAGCGGGATCACCATTGAACGGTTGGATTCTTACCGGATATTTCCAGCCAACCTTTTTGTTACCACGCAGGAACGCATTAACAGGGCGATAGATGAAATACAGATCGATCTGGGAAAACAGGTGGAGTTCTTTCAGTCTATCGGAAAACCGTATGAGGCCAAGCGGCTTTACGAAAGGGTGACTTATGACCTGGAGATGATCAAGGAGATAGGTTATTGTTCCGGGATAGAGAACTATTCCCGCTATTTCGACGGCCGTGCCGCCGGTACACGTCCTTTCTGTCTCCTCGACTTCTTTCCCGAAGACTATCTCACCGTCATTGACGAAAGCCATGTCACCATCCCGCAGATCCGTGCTATGTATGGGGGCGACCACTCCCGCAAGATCAATCTTGTAGAATTTGGTTTCCGGCTTCCGGCAGCGATCGATAACCGTCCGCTGAAGTTCGAAGAGTTTGAAGCGATTACCCCTGAAATCATTTTTGTGAGCGCCACCCCTGCTGATTATGAACTGGAAAAATCGGAAGGGATTGTGGTCGACCAGTTGATTCGTCCTACAGGGTTGCTCGATCCGCCTATCGACGTACGTCCCAGCCTGAACCAGATCGACGACCTGATGGAAGAGATCCGGCAGCGCGTGGAGGTCGATGAGCGGGTATTGGTGACTACCCTCACCAAACGGATGGCCGAAGAACTGACCGATTACCTGACAAAGAATGGTGTACGGTGTAATTATATCCACTCCGATGTAGAGACATTGGAGAGGGTGAAGATCATGGATGAATTGCGTAGCGGGTTGTTCGACGTGTTGATCGGTGTGAATCTGTTGCGCGAAGGGTTGGATTTACCCGAGGTATCGCTTGTGGCGGTGCTCGATGCCGACAAGGAAGGATTTCTCCGCTCCCATCGATCCCTTACCCAGACAGCCGGTCGTGCGGCACGTAACGTGAACGGAAAGGTGATTTTTTATGCCGATAAAATGACTGATAGTATGCGGATGACTATCGACGAGACCAACCGCAGGCGTGAAAAGCAGATAAAATATAACGAAGAGCATGGCATCACACCGCAGCAGATAAAGAAGGCACGCTCATCGGTATTGACCAGAGAATATAAAATAACGGCAGAAGCAAAAGCATATATAGAACCGGATTATTATGCTTTGGCGGCGGAACCGATAGCTGAGTATGCTTCGACCGACGACCTGAAGAAAAAAATAGAACAAACCCGTAAAGCGATGATGGCAGCGGCAAAGAAACTGGAATTTCTGGAGGCTGCGCAATTGCGTGATCACTTGATTATGCTGGAAGAAAAACTTAAATGA